DNA from Streptococcus mitis:
ATTGGATATCATCTGTGCTGGCCTGGGTCAGGCTGATTTTTTTCAATGCGACGATTTTAGTGAATTCTGCCAGCACAGCTATGAGGTGGTGCATTGGTACACCTTTCAGTATACTTTCTGAGCGTCTTTGTCTCTAATCAGCTCTGCTATTTTCCCTTGGCCTAGTGCTTGCAACCCAAAAAGGAAATAGAGACCTTTGCCCATACTTTTGACGGGTAGTTTTCCAGTTTCAGTATAGCTGATTCCTGCTTCTTCAATTCTTAATCCTGCTGAGAGGAGATGGAGCCCACTGGTGGCCCTTGGATTACACTCTAAGAGGTAGATAGCCTGTCCATTATCAATAAAGTCGAAGGCAATTTGACCATGGTAGTCTGTCCTAGCCACAAAATCCGAAACAAAGGCATTTATTCTAGGCTCGTCATAGGCTTCAAAATAGGAAGATGCCGAACCGTTCAAGCAGTATTGTGCTTGGTAGACAACTTGAGCTAATACTTCTCCATGATGGCAGATAGCATAGGAACAGAGATTTTGACCATTAATTTTTTCCTGTTGTACCCATGGATAGCTGGAGGAGATTGGCTTATTCAGATAAGTCTCCCTACTAATATCTCGAATAACCTCTTTTTCCAAAACGGGAGAAGACCGGTTTGAGTATAGTTGAGGAAAGTTGATTTTGATCTAAATCAGACCATGATTCTAATAATTTAGTCTTTGGATAGATAATTCCAACTGGATTTTTAATGATTTGGTAAATGGCATATTTATGATGCAGTTGAAAGATTAAATCTTTTTCTGGCATCAAGCACTTAGCTCGGTTGCTATCAGATAAGGGCAACTGTTCCAAATAAAAGATATCTTCACAGGTAGGAATGACCAGATCTACTTGATTAATCAGTGCAATCATTGCTTTAGCATAGGATGGAAAATCATATCGTGGGCCAGCAATTTTATGGTAAATGGGTCTTCGTCCTTGCTCATATGTAAAAAAGGCAAGGGACGATTCTAAACTATCAGTTAAGTGAACCTCGTGATTTGACTTAAGTGCTAGACTAACCCAGTCAATCGCAACCGGCGCCCGAGGTGATGTAATCAAGACTTTCACTGCTATTCCTCAATATCCATAGATTTTCTTAATAATTCTAATTATATCATAGAATATTAGAGTAAATAAAGCGTTTACAGACTTTAAAGGATAATTGTTCGTCTCAGTGTGACTCACGTTAAAGTATTTACAAAGCATCTTAAGAAAAGATCTAACTAACAGAAATTTTAATCCATCACTTACAAATTGTATTAAACATCGTAAGTTAGAAGTTGGCTTATCGTCAAATGATTTAGCAGAAATATCCAACATGTCTGAATCAGATTGGGAGGCATTTGAAAAAACGGTGGTGTAATTCCTTTAGCATATAAGGATACAATACTTGACTTATTATTTTGGGACAACTTTCCAAAAGAAGAATGTGAATTAATAGAAAAATTATTTGAAGAGGCAAAAGACAATAATATTTGGCCTGAAGCTGCTTATAAGTCAATAGGACTTACACCTGCACTTTCATTTAT
Protein-coding regions in this window:
- a CDS encoding ATP-grasp domain-containing protein, giving the protein MEKEVIRDISRETYLNKPISSSYPWVQQEKINGQNLCSYAICHHGEVLAQVVYQAQYCLNGSASSYFEAYDEPRINAFVSDFVARTDYHGQIAFDFIDNGQAIYLLECNPRATSGLHLLSAGLRIEEAGISYTETGKLPVKSMGKGLYFLFGLQALGQGKIAELIRDKDAQKVY
- a CDS encoding ATP-grasp domain-containing protein translates to MITSPRAPVAIDWVSLALKSNHEVHLTDSLESSLAFFTYEQGRRPIYHKIAGPRYDFPSYAKAMIALINQVDLVIPTCEDIFYLEQLPLSDSNRAKCLMPEKDLIFQLHHKYAIYQIIKNPVGIIYPKTKLLESWSDLDQNQLSSTILKPVFSRFGKRGYSRY